The following proteins come from a genomic window of Bactrocera tryoni isolate S06 chromosome 1, CSIRO_BtryS06_freeze2, whole genome shotgun sequence:
- the LOC120770502 gene encoding transcription initiation factor TFIID subunit 1 isoform X2: MSSDSDDDGSTGRGGGGSADSNAGGGFGMDLTGILFGNIDSEGKLMDDDAGNAFDPEFREHISSLSKLGLNSMLNEVIDTEKDEMDDVDTPKHPMSDFDALKAGFTNNDGNEADNEDDGEIVKDESAIDYSDITELSEDCPRTPPSNEQSVLEDLEDAIPASKVEASSITKDDKELMPPPLAPIRNISSSNNVDSVPKTNGPDSVNGDTKLDKPTERKLDTPLADMLPSKYANVDVRELFPDFRPDKVLRFSRLFGPGKPSSLPQIWRSVKKRRRRRKHSRDQKNPNTGSDSTSDSEEPKKKGFGLHYGPDPMPYQCVSDDEDKLLSITNNEDVKPEGPESGDNSDSKPKIADWRYGPAQIWYDMLEVPDSGEGFNYGFKTKPSGTPQKGVATDTQALVSVEEDVEIKGDPIADDAFLMVSQLHWEDEVVWDGNDIKAKVMQKLNSKTIAAGWLPSSGSRTAGAFSQPGKTMPVSGNTGSGKAQGGSSSSKKANQILQSKAPEAVDDTWYSIFPVENEELIYGKWEDEIIWDAEQMTKLPKPKVLTLDPNDENIILGIPDDIDPSKISKNTGPPPKIKIPHPHVKKSKILLGKAGVINVLAEDTPPPPPKSPDRDPFNISNDSYYQPKTEPTLRLKVGGGNLIQHSTPVVELRSPFIPTYMGPMKLRSFHRPPLKRFSHGPLASPGPHAVLPLLKYIAKKAKQREVERIASGGGDVFFMRNPEDLSGKDGDIILCEFCEEHPPLMNQVGMCSKIKNYYKRKAAKDNGPQDFKYGEVAFAHTSPFLGIIHPGQCIQALENNMYRAPIYPHNINPTEFLVIRNRSNYWIRAINALFTVGQECPIYEVPGPNSKRANNFTRDFLQVFIYRLFWKSRDNPRRIRMDDIKRAFPAHSESSIRKRLKQCADFKRTGMDSNWWVIKPEFRLPSEEEIRAMVSPEQCCAFFSMIAAEQRLKDAGYGEKFLFAPQEDDDEEAQLKLDDEVKVAPWNTTRAYIQAMRGKCLLQLTGPADPTGCGEGFSYVRVPNKPTQTKEEQESQPKRTVTGTDADLRRLPLQRAKELLRKFKVPEEEIRKLSRWEVIDVVRTLSTEKAKAGEQGMDKFSRGNRFSIAEHQERYKEECQRIFDLQNRVLASSEVLSTDEDESSASEESDLEELGKNLENMLSNKKTSTQLSLEREEQEREELLKKIMEDQEGGKGAKSKDGKEDNSQQPVSNPNQGRILKITRTFKDSEGKEYTRVEIVRRQPVIDAYMKIRTTKDEQFIKQFATLDEQQKEEMKREKRRIQEQLRRIKRNQERERLALLAQNQKLQPGGMPTSLGDPKSSGGSSHKERDTPHKEVSPSRKKFKLKPDLKLKCGACGQVGHMRTNKACPLYTGLQGPLNSSNVSINEEQEEEVEKELNCEDDDLVNVDGTKVTLSSKVLKRHEDVRRRTLLLKVPKEAVGKKKRRMAGDLHCDYLQRHNKTANRRRTDPVVVLSSILEEILNELRSMPDVTPFLFPVNAKLVPDYYRIVTKPMDLQTMRDYIRQRRYHNREEFLADLNQIVENSTLYNGARSSFTVAAQRMLQSCFELLAEKEDKLMRLEKAINPLLDDNDQVALSFIFEQLHGKIKLMQESWPFLKPVNKKQVRDYYTIIKRPMDLETIGKNVEAHRYHSRAEFLADIELIAANCEQYNGSESRFTKNAKDLLHFARTQLEEFSDHCGQLEQNISKVQERARADAELDDTWGGDDQDYDFPHRTSRSSTPENDFIDVEGNERPSTSSAALNSSGSSFSRSFAGGITIPATTPGGGSDMAPPPSDVKRGRGRPRKQRDTVEEVKINASAVKRGRGRPRKDSLASNISNPQNSFLEEDLQCSTDDEEFQEVSEDENNAASILDQGERIQPNDSGMDTVGAMGLDQIDVSHIKTEMKIEPPQLANEEEGAEQQCEDDSQQAAEAMVQLSGVGFYTQQQQDDSMDLDPNYDPSDFLNFGNRPAHNNASDDMQSTQNHMQYSKEDDEAQAHFQMDANMSDGAMPAEMSSMPQMPLIMPSNDNVGIDEDLAISESDEEDGGGDDNVADVSMKREVFNDSGEMANDGIGANLQNSMNEPQANEGQMNMETAKPEHHQDDNDDDDWLHF; the protein is encoded by the exons GTTGGGCCTAAACTCAATGTTAAACGAAGTAATAGATACTGAAAAAGATGAAATGGATGACGTAGATACTCCTAAACATCCAATGAGTGATTTTGATGCCTTAAAAGCTGGATTTACGAATAACGATGGCAATGAAGCTGATAATGAAGACGATGGTGAAATTGTCAAAGATGAGAGTGCAATAGATTACTCAGATATAACAGAACTATCAGAAGATTGCCCGCGCACTCCTCCTTCGAATGAACAAAGCGTACTTGAAGATCTTGAGGACGCAATACCGGCCTCAAAAGTTGAGGCTTCaa GTATAACCAAAGACGATAAGGAACTAATGCCTCCACCGCTTGCACCTATACGCAATATATCAAGCAGCAATAATGTTGACAGTGTACCTAAAACGAATGGACCGGACAGTGTAAATGGCGATACAAAATTAGATAAAC cgACAGAACGCAAGTTGGACACACCCTTAGCAGATATGCTGCCATCTAAATACGCAAATGTAGATGTGAGAGAATTATTTCCAGACTTCCGTCCCGATAAAGTTCTGCGTTTTTCACGCCTTTTTGGACCGGGGAAACCTTCAAGCTTGCCACAGATTTGGCGTAGTGTGAAGAAAAGAAGGCGACGACGTAAGCACTCGCGTGATCAAAAG AATCCGAATACTGGTTCCGATTCCACCAGCGATTCAGAAGAACCAAAGAAAAAAGGGTTCGGATTGCACTACGGTCCCGATCCAATGCCATATCAATGCGTTTCCGATGACGAAGATAAATTATTGAGCATTACAAATAATGAAGATGTCAAACCCGAGGGCCCGGAAAGCGGCGATAATAGTGATAGTAAACCCAAAATTGCCGACTGGCGTTACGGACCGGCGCAAATTTGGTATGATATGCTAGAAGTGCCGGATTCTGGGGAAGGTTTCAATTACGGCTTTAAAACAAAACCCTCCGGCACGCCACAAAAAGGTGTTGCAACAGACACACAGGCCTTAGTGTCAGTGGAAGAAGATGTAGAAATCAAAGGTGACCCCATAGCCGACGATGCATTTTTAATGGTTTCGCAACTGCATTGGGAAGATGAGGTTGTGTGGGATGGCAACGATATTAAAGCGAAAGTAATGCAGAAATTGAATTCTAAAACAATCGCAGCAGGCTGGTTGCCATCAAGTGGCTCTCGCACAGCCGGCGCGTTTAGCCAACCTGGCAAAACAATGCCCGTATCGGGAAACACCGGAAGTGGCAAAGCGCAAGGTGGCTCGTCTTCCAGCAAGAAGGCTAATCAGAT cCTACAAAGTAAAGCACCCGAAGCAGTGGACGACACCTGGTACAGCATCTTTCCGGTTGAGAATGAGGAATTGATTTACGGCAAATGGGAGGATGAAATCATCTGGGATGCCGAACAGATGACCAAATTACCAAAACCGAAAGTGCTCACGCTTGATCCGAATGATGAGAATATTATACTCGGTATACCGGATGACATTGATCCATcgaaaattagcaaaaatacaGGACCACCACCGAAAATCAAAATACCACATCCACATGTTAAGAAATCAAAGATTTTGTTAGGCAAAGCAGGTGTTATCAATGTGTTGGCCGAGGAcacgccaccgccaccgcccAAGAGTCCAGATCGTGACCCCTTCAATATTTCAAACGATTC TTACTATCAGCCTAAGACGGAGCCAACATTACGACTTAAAGTGGGCGGCGGCAATTTAATACAGCATTCCACGCCAGTAGTTGAGCTACGCTCGCCTTTTATACCG ACATACATGGGTCCTATGAAACTGCGTTCATTCCATCGTCCACCATTGAAACGTTTCTCGCATGGTCCCTTAGCATCACCCGGTCCACATGCTGTACTACCACTACTTAAGTATATAGCCAAGAAGGCCAAACAACGTGAGGTGGAGCGCATTGCGTCCGGTGGTGGCGACGTGTTCTTCATGCGTAATCCTGAAGATTTAAGCGGCAAAGATGGCGATATAATATTATGCGAATTTTGTGAGGAACATCCACCTTTGATGAATCAA gtcGGCATGTGTTCCAAGATCAAAAATTACTACAAACGCAAGGCGGCAAAGGATAACGGTCCGCAAGACTTTAAATATGGCGAAGTGGCCTTTGCGCATACCAGTCCCTTCTTGGGCATAATACATCCCGGCCAGTGCATACAAGCGCTGGAGAATAATATGTATCGTGCGCCGATCTATCCGCACAATATCAATCCGACGGAATTTCTTGTCATCCGTAATCGCAGCAACTATTGGATACGCGCTATAAATGCGCTGTTCACAGTGGGTCAAGAGTGTCCGATTTACGAAGTGCCGGGTCCGAATTCAAAACGCGCCAATAATTTCACAAGAGACTTCCTGCAG GTGTTCATTTACCGCCTGTTCTGGAAGAGCCGCGACAATCCGCGTCGCATACGTATGGACGATATAAAGCGTGCATTTCCGGCGCACTCGGAGAGCAGCATACGTAAGCGTTTGAAACAGTGTGCGGATTTCAAACGTACTGGCATGGACTCGAACTGGTGGGTTATCAAGCCGGAATTTCGTTTGCCGTCTGAGGAGGAAATACGTGCAATGGTCTCGCCGGAGCAATGCTGCGCGTTCTTTAGCATGATAGCAGCCGAGCAGCGTTTGAAGGATGCTGGTTATGGTGAGAAGTTTTTATTCGCGCCACAAGAGGATGACGATGAGGAGGCGCAATTGAAGTTGGACGATGAAGTAAAAGTGGCACCGTGGAATACCACGCG CGCTTACATACAAGCGATGCGAGGCAAGTGTCTACTGCAGCTGACTGGACCGGCCGATCCCACCGGTTGTGGTGAAGGTTTTTCTTATGTACGCGTGCCTAATAAGCCCACG CAAACTAAAGAAGAGCAGGAGTCACAGCCGAAGCGTACTGTCACAGGCACTGACGCCGATTTGCGTCGTCTGCCGCTGCAGCGTGCCAAAGAGTTGCTGCGTAAATTCAAAGTGCCTGAAGAGGAGATACGAAAATTGTCGCGTTGGGAGGTAATCGATGTGGTGCGCACACTTTCAACCGAGAAGGCCAAAGCCGGCGAACAGGGTATGGACAAATTTTCGCGTGGTAATCGGTTTTCCATTGCCGAGCATCAGGAGCGTTACAAAGAGGAGTGTCAGCGCATTTTCGATCTACAAAACCGTGTGTTGGCTAGTTCAGAGGTACTTTCCACGGATGAAGATGAGTCTTCAGCCTCAGAAGAGTCTGATCTTGAAGAGCTgggaaaaaatttggaaaatatgctGTCAAATAAGAAGACATCCACACAACTGTCGCTCGAACGCGAAGAGCAAGAGCGTGAAGAGTTATTGAAAAAGATTATGGAAGATCAAGAGGGAGGAAAGGGTGCCAAATCGAAAGACGGCAAAGAGGACAACTCACAGCAGCCGGTGTCGAATCCAAATCAGGGACGTATACTTAAAATAACACGCACCTTCAAGGATAGCGAGGGCAAGGAATACACGCGTGTGGAGATTGTACGCCGCCAGCCAGTCATCGATGCCTACATGAAGATACGCACCACGAAAGATGAGCAATTCATCAAACAATTCGCCACATTGGACGAGCAGCAGAAGGAGGAAATGAAACGTGAGAAACGACGCATACAGGAGCAACTGCGACGCATTAAACGTAATCAAGAACGCGAGCGACTTGCGTTGTTGGCGCAGAATCAAAAGTTGCAGCCAGGTGGCATGCCCACCTCGCTGGGTGATCCCAAGTCATCTGGTGGCTCATCGCATAAAGAACGCGACACGCCACACAAGGAAGTCAGTCCCTCGCGCAAGAAGTTCAAGTTAAAGCCGGACTTAAAGCTCAAGTGTGGTGCATGTGGACAG GTTGGCCACATGCGCACAAATAAAGCCTGTCCGCTCTACACCGGCCTGCAAGGTCCTTTGAACTCATCTAATGTGAGTATCAATGAAGAGCAGGAGGAGGAAGTGGAGAAGGAACTCAACTGCGAGGACGATGATCTGGTGAATGTAGATGGCACCAAGGTGACATTGAGTAGTAAGGTACTGAAGCGCCACGAAGATGTGCGGCGTCGCACTTTGTTGTTGAAGGTGCCCAAAGAAGCGGTGGGCAAGAAGAAGCGACGCATGGCCGGTGACTTGCATTGCGATTATCTGCAACGTCACAATAAAACAGCAAATCGCCGGCGTACGGATCCGGTGGTGGTTTTGTCTTCCATACTCGAGGAAATACTCAATGAGTTGCGTTCAATGCCGGATGTGACACCGTTTCTCTTTCCAGTTAACGCCAAG cTTGTGCCCGACTATTATCGCATTGTCACTAAACCGATGGATCTACAAACCATGCGCGACTACATACGTCAACGTCGCTATCATAATCGCGAAGAGTTCTTAGCCGATCTTAatcaaattgttgaaaattcaaCTCTATACAATGGAGCACGCAGCTCCTTCACCGTTGCTGCACAACGCATGCTTCAGAGTTGTTTCGAATTATTGGCCGAGAAAGAAGACAAGCTAATGCGTTTGGAGAAGGCTATTAATCCACTGCTGGATGATAACGATCAGGTAGCGCTGTCATTCATTTTCGAACAATTACATggcaagatcaaattgatgcaagAAAGCTGGCCCTTCTTGAAGCCTGTCAATAAGAAGCAAGTGCGCGATTATTATACGATCATCAAGCGTCCCATGGATCTGGAAACTATTGGCAAAAATGTGGAGG CGCATCGCTATCACTCACGCGCCGAGTTCTTAGCGGACATTGAGCTAATTGCGGCCAACTGTGAACAGTACAATGGTAGCGAATCGCGCTTTACCAAGAATGCCAAAGATTTGTTGCATTTCGCGCGCACACAACTGGAGGAG TTCTCCGACCATTGTGGTCAACTCGAGCAAAACATCAGCAAAGTGCAAGAGCGTGCACGTGCCGACGCCGAACTGGATGATACATGGGGCGGCGATGATCAAGACTATGATTTCCCACACCGTACGAGTCGTTCGAGTACACCGGAAAATGATTTCATCGATGTCGAAGGTAACGAGCGTCCTTCAACATCATCGGCAGCATTAAACTCTTCTGGCTCATCGTTTAGCCGCAGTTTTGCTGGTGGCATTACCATACCGGCCACAACACCTGGTGGTGGCAGCGATATGGCACCACCACCGTCTGACGTGAAACGTGGCCGTGGGCGTCCGCGTAAACAACGCGACACAGTGGAGGAGG TCAAAATAAATGCGAGCGCTGTTAAACGTGGGCGTGGCCGACCCCGCAAGGACAGCCTAGCCTCAAATATAAGTAACCCACAAAATTCCTTTTTGGAAGAAG ATTTGCAATGTTCAACGGATGATGAGGAGTTTCAGGAAGTATCAGAGGATGAGAACAACGCCGCCAGCATACTTGATCAAGGCGAACGCATACAACCGAACGACAGTGGCATGGACACTGTTGGCGCTATGGGCTTGGATCAGATTGATGTGTCGCATATAAAAACCGAGATGAAGATAGAGCCACCGCAGCTCGCTAACG AGGAAGAAGGTGCAGAGCAACAGTGCGAGGATGACAGCCAACAGGCCGCAGAGGCGATGGTACAATTGAGTGGCGTGGGCTTCTACACTCAACAGCAGCAAG ATGACTCAATGGATTTGGATCCCAACTATGATCCATCAGATTTCTTAAATTTCGGCAATCGTCCCGCCCATAATAATGCTAGTGATGACATGCAATCAACGCAAAATCATATGCAATATAGTAAGGAGGATGATGAAGCGCAAGCACACTTCCAAATGGACGCCAATATGTCTGATGGTGCAATGCCAGCTGAAATGTCGTCTATGCCGCAGATGCCACTAATTATGCCAAGTAATGATAACGTTGGCATAGATGAAGACTTGGCTATTTCAGAGAGTGACGAGGAAGATGGTGGTGGCGATGACAATGTTGCTGATGTCTCTATGAAACGTGAAGTGTTCAATGATAGTGGTGAAATGGCTAATGACGGCATTGGTGCCAATCTACAAAATAGCATGAATGAGCCACAGGCTAACGAAGGTCAAATGAATATGGAAACGGCTAAACCCGAACATCATCAAGACGATAATGATGACGATGACTGGTTGcacttctaa